The Pseudanabaena galeata CCNP1313 genome includes a region encoding these proteins:
- a CDS encoding PAS domain S-box protein: MTTTTSPIINKKLISLIATESLMISSKATAKQAIAMMGETDSSYVLVMERLDEDDEHPTLVGILTARDVVRLSMQFHELEQLSIQEVMSHPVVTIQKAAIHNIAVTLNLFRQYHIGHLPVLDGDRLIGLLSKESLTEALAETVLNLNDIDQLEPVIKDDNCYSQIATAIPVDIFRFDQLFNCIYVNDFWSEMTGRSKESALGNGWMDALHPDDREHLLTLWSQNFTEATLGNQTIRHGEGRHLRPDGRINWFHVQIVQEFDSENNLIGYIGSLIDISDRKQTELALQESQHFIQKIADSSPNVLYLYDIQKQQNIYSNREVFSTLGYLPDEIKELGDNFALKLMHPDDLKSVYPVYFDQIQMAQDGEIIENEYRMRHANGEWHWLYSRDSVFSRDEKGLVKQIIGTAQDITERKNLEQTQKRLIAILEASTDYISMSDAKGNIFWKNAELKRLCGIDPHKKDVLQFRLANCHPQWAVDLIEQQAIPSAIANGSWLGETALLDAEGREILVSQLLLVHKSPQGEIEFFSNIMRDMRVYKEYEQQLERTNANLIRATSLKDEFLASMSHELRTPLNAILGMAEALQDDIFGAVNERQLKALQTIERSGVHLLELINDILDVSKIESGQMNLDYVFTNVNALCQSSIAFVKQQALQKNIQIDERISQNLPDLWVDERRIRQVLINLLNNAVKFTAEGGRITLEVTYLSLNPDPKSASAKNFLRIAVIDTGIGIASENIHKLFQPFVQIDSALNRKYAGTGLGLSLVKRVVELHGGKVGLTSELGVGSCFMIDLPYVSTSAQLASATDITPSKAPQDNAIANPTDDLVAPLVLLAEDNEANIATISSYLIAKDYRMVFAKNGQEAISLAKSHPPDIILMDIQMPIMDGLEATKQIRLDPDLVNIPIIALTALAMTGDREKCLKAGASEYLTKPVKLKALSQMIQTFLAH, encoded by the coding sequence ATGACCACTACTACCAGCCCCATCATCAACAAAAAATTAATATCGTTGATTGCCACAGAGTCTTTGATGATCTCGTCAAAAGCTACTGCGAAGCAGGCGATCGCCATGATGGGAGAAACGGATTCAAGTTATGTGCTAGTGATGGAAAGATTAGATGAAGATGATGAGCATCCGACTTTAGTTGGCATTTTAACTGCGCGAGATGTTGTACGGCTTAGTATGCAGTTCCATGAATTAGAGCAATTGTCTATTCAGGAAGTGATGAGCCATCCTGTAGTTACTATCCAAAAAGCAGCCATTCATAATATAGCCGTTACTCTAAACCTATTTCGACAATATCACATTGGTCATTTACCAGTGCTAGATGGCGATCGCTTAATTGGACTTTTATCTAAAGAATCTTTAACTGAAGCATTAGCAGAAACGGTTTTAAATTTGAATGATATAGATCAATTAGAACCAGTAATCAAAGACGATAATTGCTATTCTCAAATAGCTACTGCGATTCCTGTAGATATTTTCAGATTTGATCAATTATTTAACTGCATTTATGTCAATGACTTCTGGAGCGAGATGACAGGTAGATCTAAAGAATCTGCCTTAGGGAATGGGTGGATGGATGCGTTACATCCAGATGATCGCGAACATCTCCTTACCTTGTGGTCGCAGAATTTTACTGAAGCAACTTTAGGCAATCAAACCATTAGACATGGGGAAGGTAGGCATCTGCGACCAGATGGGCGCATTAATTGGTTTCATGTGCAAATTGTGCAGGAGTTTGATTCTGAAAATAATTTGATCGGCTATATAGGCTCTTTGATAGATATTAGCGATCGCAAACAAACAGAACTTGCTCTCCAAGAAAGCCAACATTTTATTCAGAAAATAGCCGATTCATCACCAAATGTTCTCTATTTATACGACATCCAAAAACAGCAAAATATTTACTCCAATCGCGAAGTTTTCTCAACCTTGGGTTACTTACCTGACGAAATTAAAGAGTTAGGCGATAACTTTGCTCTCAAATTAATGCATCCTGACGATCTCAAATCGGTTTATCCAGTTTACTTTGACCAAATACAGATGGCTCAGGATGGAGAGATTATTGAAAATGAATATCGAATGAGACATGCTAACGGAGAATGGCATTGGCTATATAGTCGAGATTCAGTTTTTAGTCGCGATGAGAAGGGTCTAGTTAAGCAAATCATTGGTACGGCTCAGGACATTACCGAACGTAAGAATTTAGAACAAACCCAAAAGCGTTTGATTGCGATTTTGGAAGCTTCGACTGATTACATCAGTATGTCAGATGCTAAAGGCAATATCTTTTGGAAAAATGCTGAGTTAAAGCGCCTGTGTGGTATCGATCCGCATAAAAAAGATGTGCTGCAATTTAGACTTGCTAATTGTCATCCTCAGTGGGCTGTGGATTTGATCGAGCAGCAGGCTATTCCGAGTGCGATCGCCAATGGAAGTTGGCTGGGGGAAACAGCGTTGCTAGATGCGGAAGGTCGAGAAATTCTAGTATCGCAATTGCTACTTGTCCATAAATCACCACAGGGAGAGATTGAGTTTTTCTCCAATATAATGCGCGATATGCGAGTTTACAAAGAATATGAACAGCAACTAGAGCGAACAAATGCCAATCTGATCCGCGCTACTAGTCTCAAAGATGAATTTCTTGCCAGCATGAGTCATGAACTTCGTACTCCTCTCAACGCTATTTTAGGTATGGCGGAAGCATTGCAAGATGACATTTTTGGCGCTGTGAACGAGCGGCAACTTAAGGCTTTACAAACCATTGAACGCAGTGGTGTCCACTTGCTAGAACTAATTAACGATATCCTAGATGTCTCTAAAATTGAATCAGGGCAGATGAATCTAGACTATGTATTTACTAATGTAAATGCGCTCTGTCAATCCAGCATTGCCTTTGTCAAGCAGCAGGCTCTGCAAAAGAATATTCAGATCGATGAGAGGATTTCCCAAAATCTACCCGATCTATGGGTTGATGAAAGAAGAATTCGCCAAGTCTTGATTAATCTGCTCAATAATGCTGTTAAATTTACTGCGGAAGGAGGACGAATTACCCTCGAAGTTACCTATCTTTCTCTTAATCCAGATCCTAAATCTGCTAGTGCCAAAAACTTCTTGCGAATTGCGGTAATTGATACGGGTATAGGTATCGCATCTGAAAATATCCATAAACTATTTCAGCCCTTTGTCCAAATCGATAGTGCTTTAAATCGGAAGTATGCAGGTACGGGGTTAGGATTATCGCTCGTAAAGCGCGTTGTTGAATTACATGGGGGCAAGGTGGGGCTGACGAGTGAGTTGGGAGTTGGCAGTTGTTTCATGATTGATCTGCCCTATGTATCTACTTCTGCTCAACTAGCTTCAGCTACGGATATAACTCCTAGCAAAGCGCCACAGGACAATGCGATCGCTAATCCAACTGATGACTTAGTTGCACCTTTAGTCTTACTAGCAGAAGATAACGAGGCGAATATAGCTACTATTTCTAGTTATTTAATTGCGAAGGACTATCGCATGGTTTTCGCGAAAAATGGTCAAGAGGCGATCTCCTTAGCCAAATCTCATCCGCCTGACATAATTTTGATGGATATCCAAATGCCGATTATGGATGGACTAGAAGCAACCAAACAAATTCGCCTTGATCCAGATTTGGTTAATATCCCAATCATTGCCTTGACAGCTTTGGCGATGACAGGCGATCGCGAAAAGTGTTTAAAGGCTGGAGCTAGTGAATATCTGACAAAACCTGTCAAACTAAAGGCATTATCTCAAATGATTCAAACTTTTTTGGCTCACTAG
- a CDS encoding ATP-binding protein, with product MMNLLPRDILSAISRNPLIVAPELSALEAIALMDKTGSSYVIVSRKDASQVLGILTERDIIRLNSQRLPLDQLAIQSVMSHPVMTLQVSELIDININAVIMLFQEHSVRHLPVLDGDRLVGLLEKENLTELLTKQVQAFVQNPIVQNPIAQTENRLEIGDHQREDAKFWASEQRSQKLFDALPKISVQGYSRDRQVIYWNKASEKIYGYTADEAIGQKLEYLIIPPAMRQDVINSIEAWVNGGEPIPACELTLMAKDGSSVYVYSSHVLLNNPRNEPELYCIDIDLSEHRQAELALQQSEAQCRAILETIPDLMFRVGTDGVYRGFVTANRDFGILPSDFDPTGQSMADLMSEEIAKRQYYYMQQALLTGKLQVYEQQIQIDDRLQVEEVRVIKSGDDEVLFMIRNISDRKQAEAALKQSEMTNRAIIETLPDLLIQMDIEGRYLSMFAGSGVRVVRPPDSLNHPEVYNMPADLAEKRMHYAEQAIATGSIQIYEQIFTFEDEQRYEEVRVAPLNDREVLIIIRDITDAKQFEFERLQNEELLRATRLKDEFLANMSHELRTPLNAILGMTEVLSEKILGAINERQIKALQTIQSSGSHLLELINDILDVAKIESGQIELDCQPTAVIPLCQSSLTFVRQQAITKHIQIKTKWQNDLPNLLVDERRMRQVLINLLNNAVKFTTDGGQITLEVTLTSQEDPLLGMRNYLQIAIADTGIGISPENIPKLFQPFMQIDSALNRKYQGTGLGLALVKRIVELHGGTLGLTSEVGVGSCFTIGIPCADVISPTPEREPQIDLSHEPSQAKHSNYFSILLAEDNEANIEMLSPYLEALGYHLLLAKNGQEAIALAKSHQPDLILMDVQMPIMDGLEATKQIRLDPNLVNIPIIALTALAMVGDRDRCIAAGANDYCSKPIRLKELTQMIENLLVKG from the coding sequence ATGATGAACTTGTTGCCCAGAGATATTTTATCCGCAATCTCTCGCAATCCTCTGATCGTTGCACCAGAGCTAAGTGCGCTCGAAGCGATCGCGCTGATGGATAAAACTGGCTCTAGCTATGTGATAGTTAGCAGAAAAGACGCTAGTCAGGTTCTAGGAATACTCACAGAGCGAGATATTATTCGTCTTAACTCCCAACGATTACCCTTAGATCAATTAGCCATTCAGTCGGTGATGAGTCATCCCGTCATGACGCTTCAAGTTTCAGAACTGATAGATATCAATATCAATGCTGTGATTATGCTATTTCAAGAGCATTCGGTGCGGCACTTACCTGTACTAGATGGCGATCGCTTAGTGGGACTGCTAGAAAAAGAAAACTTAACTGAGCTATTAACTAAGCAAGTTCAAGCATTCGTTCAAAATCCGATCGTTCAAAATCCCATCGCCCAAACAGAGAATCGTTTAGAAATAGGCGATCATCAAAGAGAAGATGCCAAGTTTTGGGCTAGTGAACAACGATCACAAAAATTATTTGATGCTCTCCCGAAGATATCGGTACAGGGATATAGCCGCGATCGCCAAGTAATTTATTGGAATAAAGCAAGTGAGAAAATCTATGGCTATACTGCCGATGAAGCCATCGGTCAGAAGTTGGAGTACCTGATTATTCCTCCAGCCATGCGCCAAGATGTCATTAATTCGATAGAAGCATGGGTAAATGGGGGGGAGCCTATTCCAGCTTGTGAGTTAACTCTAATGGCGAAAGATGGATCTAGTGTGTATGTTTACTCTAGTCATGTTTTGCTGAATAACCCAAGGAACGAGCCAGAACTATACTGCATTGATATTGACTTGAGCGAGCATAGACAAGCTGAATTAGCACTCCAGCAAAGTGAAGCCCAATGTCGAGCAATTTTAGAGACCATTCCCGATCTCATGTTTCGGGTGGGGACTGATGGCGTTTATCGCGGATTTGTTACGGCAAATCGAGATTTTGGAATATTACCATCGGATTTCGATCCCACGGGTCAATCAATGGCAGATCTGATGTCAGAAGAGATCGCGAAGCGGCAATATTACTATATGCAACAGGCCTTGTTGACGGGGAAGTTACAGGTATATGAGCAGCAAATCCAAATTGACGATCGCCTGCAAGTTGAAGAGGTCAGAGTGATCAAAAGCGGTGATGATGAAGTGCTATTTATGATCCGTAATATTAGCGATCGCAAGCAGGCTGAAGCTGCTCTCAAACAAAGCGAAATGACTAACCGCGCAATTATCGAGACGCTACCCGATCTCCTAATTCAAATGGATATCGAAGGACGATATCTCAGCATGTTTGCGGGTAGTGGGGTGAGGGTTGTTAGACCTCCTGACTCGCTTAACCATCCAGAAGTCTACAATATGCCAGCCGATTTAGCGGAAAAACGAATGCATTATGCTGAGCAAGCGATCGCCACTGGTAGCATACAGATATATGAGCAAATTTTCACCTTTGAGGATGAGCAACGTTATGAAGAAGTTCGAGTTGCGCCCCTCAATGATCGGGAAGTACTGATCATTATTCGAGATATTACGGATGCGAAACAATTTGAATTTGAGCGATTGCAAAATGAAGAACTGCTCCGTGCAACTCGGCTCAAAGACGAATTTCTGGCTAACATGAGTCATGAACTTCGCACGCCGCTTAATGCCATCCTTGGTATGACCGAAGTACTCTCCGAAAAAATTTTAGGAGCCATTAATGAACGACAGATTAAAGCTTTACAGACTATTCAGAGCAGTGGCTCCCATTTGCTAGAGTTGATTAACGATATTCTGGATGTTGCGAAGATTGAATCTGGTCAAATAGAACTGGATTGCCAACCTACAGCCGTAATTCCACTCTGTCAATCCAGTCTTACTTTTGTCAGACAGCAGGCGATCACCAAACATATCCAGATCAAGACTAAATGGCAAAATGATCTGCCTAATCTATTAGTAGATGAACGACGAATGCGCCAAGTCTTGATCAACCTTCTGAATAATGCGGTCAAATTCACGACGGATGGGGGGCAAATCACCTTAGAAGTTACTCTCACCTCACAGGAAGATCCTCTTTTAGGAATGAGAAACTATCTACAAATTGCGATCGCTGATACAGGTATTGGGATATCTCCAGAAAATATTCCTAAGCTATTTCAGCCCTTTATGCAAATTGATAGCGCCCTTAACCGCAAATATCAAGGTACAGGCTTGGGACTTGCCCTAGTGAAACGGATTGTGGAGTTGCATGGCGGCACTTTAGGATTAACTAGTGAAGTGGGTGTGGGTAGCTGCTTTACAATTGGTATTCCCTGTGCTGATGTTATTTCCCCTACGCCTGAACGAGAACCCCAGATTGATCTTAGCCATGAACCTAGTCAAGCAAAGCATAGTAACTACTTCTCGATCCTGTTAGCAGAAGATAATGAAGCCAATATCGAGATGCTTTCCCCCTATTTAGAAGCCTTGGGCTATCATCTTTTACTTGCAAAAAATGGACAAGAAGCGATCGCCTTAGCGAAATCCCATCAGCCTGACTTAATTTTGATGGATGTCCAAATGCCGATTATGGACGGACTAGAGGCAACCAAACAAATTCGCCTCGATCCTAATTTGGTTAATATACCAATCATTGCATTGACAGCATTAGCGATGGTTGGCGATCGCGATCGTTGTATTGCGGCGGGAGCTAATGATTATTGTAGTAAGCCTATTCGCCTCAAAGAACTAACTCAAATGATAGAAAATCTATTAGTGAAAGGCTGA
- a CDS encoding hybrid sensor histidine kinase/response regulator, producing MFLSNKIFYGYAIALGITSLGTITGLLLGNYYHQEVLQKSQVISQERKSINALQLDILYNQPAPQLSPKLNNVEILRQENRKLLESIQTNLNIVKAHHNSGEFSTIEGLEALLKEQKQFLTEFQQEYQDLFDRLERLTISPNTSPKNLIDAELQLVAFFKSKNFLRFIEFSDRLSPFAEIVYQREKEVDLDLSQAKVVRIQIVLISMFLSVVTAALFIKCASHAIAIEQAQNNQRLQDQLVERQQTEAKLLKSEAHQRAILSAIPDMIIRMSREGFYSECVTTPNFAVVGVLQDLVGTHVSDTLPADIATKRLQCVQQVFQTNSMQIYEQNIFVDGREQIEEVRIVPYNENEVLLLVRDVSEQHIAMRERNQAELALAASESKSRAMLAAIPDLMFRVGADGVYREFVTQSRDFAIATAKLDRAGMSMAEVLPADIIEQQFYYLQKAIETGELQVYEQQIQVGDRLICEEVRAVKSGEDEVLFMIRDISDRKQAEAKLEKEYYRSAMLFNTSLDGLFVLDLQGYLIDANQSFANMLGYSREEVMSLSIYDIDAKWSAVELLSGIQEFAQEKSVKFETLHRRKDGSLLTVEISASSVDWSGEIVQFGICRDITERKQAEQQLQELNQFLEAKVKERTSELQKREVELQKLSERLALSLKSGAIGTWEWDIRQNTLRWDDRMYELFGITGQPELRRNSETNQNIAYDIWSNGLHPDDRTETETLLHQAILGNAEYDTEFRVVHPDRSIHFIKAYGIVVRDDQGQPYSMLGVNFDISDRKQAELQLQQTNEELIRATRLKDEFLANMSHELRTPLNAILGMTEGLQEQVFGDVNERQLKALQTVERSASHLLELINDILDLAKIEAGHIKLDCTSTSISHLCQSSISFVKQQASQKQIQLNIKLQSNLPPLFIDERRIRQVLINLLNNAVKFTPKGGRVTLESKQLTPNIATSDRPLQQYLQISITDTGIGISPENIQKLFQPFIQIDSALNRQYEGTGLGLALVKRIVELHGGKVGLTSEVNAGSCFTVELPYDVTSEVVLSNNPETTLLLNTPITKATKDQSPLILLVEDNEANIITISSYLEANGYQILLANNGKDAITLAKVHQPDLILMDIQMPVMDGIESTQKIRLDPKFVDTPIIAMTALAMSGDCDRCLAAGANKYLSKPMKLRQLEMTIQELLNARDGTNATSSS from the coding sequence ATGTTTTTAAGTAACAAAATATTTTATGGATATGCGATCGCTCTAGGTATTACCTCCTTAGGTACTATAACTGGATTGCTATTGGGAAATTACTACCATCAAGAAGTATTACAAAAGAGTCAGGTTATATCTCAAGAGCGTAAATCTATAAATGCGCTCCAGTTAGACATTTTATATAATCAACCTGCCCCACAACTATCTCCAAAACTAAATAATGTTGAGATTTTGCGGCAAGAAAATCGAAAATTGCTTGAATCCATTCAAACAAACTTAAATATTGTCAAGGCTCATCACAATTCGGGAGAATTCTCAACCATAGAAGGATTAGAAGCCTTACTAAAGGAACAAAAGCAGTTTTTAACCGAATTTCAGCAAGAATATCAAGATTTGTTCGATCGCCTAGAGCGACTCACCATATCACCTAACACATCGCCTAAAAACCTCATTGATGCAGAATTACAGCTAGTAGCGTTTTTTAAGAGCAAGAATTTTCTGCGGTTTATTGAATTTTCCGATCGCCTATCTCCCTTTGCTGAGATTGTGTACCAACGGGAAAAAGAAGTGGATTTAGATCTTAGTCAAGCGAAGGTAGTTCGTATTCAAATAGTACTGATTAGCATGTTCCTGTCAGTCGTAACTGCGGCTTTATTTATCAAGTGTGCTAGCCATGCGATCGCCATTGAACAAGCTCAAAACAACCAAAGATTGCAAGATCAACTAGTTGAGCGTCAACAAACCGAAGCTAAATTACTCAAGAGCGAAGCCCATCAACGCGCCATACTGAGTGCGATTCCCGACATGATCATTCGCATGAGTCGAGAAGGCTTCTATTCGGAATGTGTTACTACTCCCAACTTTGCAGTGGTAGGTGTTTTACAAGATCTGGTAGGAACGCATGTGTCTGATACACTTCCTGCTGACATTGCCACAAAACGCTTGCAATGTGTCCAACAGGTATTTCAAACTAATTCCATGCAGATATATGAACAAAATATCTTTGTCGATGGTAGAGAGCAAATCGAAGAAGTGCGAATAGTTCCCTATAACGAAAATGAAGTTTTGTTGTTAGTTAGAGATGTTAGTGAACAACATATTGCCATGCGCGAACGCAACCAAGCTGAACTTGCCTTAGCTGCAAGTGAATCCAAGAGTCGCGCCATGTTAGCTGCGATTCCCGATCTCATGTTTCGGGTTGGGGCTGATGGAGTTTACCGAGAATTTGTGACTCAAAGTCGTGATTTTGCGATCGCTACGGCTAAGCTGGATCGTGCTGGCATGTCGATGGCAGAAGTATTACCCGCAGATATTATCGAACAACAGTTTTACTATTTACAAAAAGCGATAGAAACGGGGGAACTACAGGTCTATGAACAACAGATTCAAGTAGGCGATCGCTTGATCTGTGAAGAAGTTAGAGCAGTTAAGAGTGGTGAAGATGAAGTTCTATTTATGATTCGTGATATTAGCGATCGCAAACAAGCAGAAGCAAAGCTGGAAAAAGAATATTACCGTAGTGCAATGCTCTTTAATACTTCCTTAGATGGGTTGTTTGTGTTAGACCTTCAAGGATACTTAATCGATGCAAATCAAAGCTTTGCGAACATGTTAGGCTATAGTCGCGAAGAAGTAATGTCATTGAGTATCTATGATATTGATGCTAAATGGTCAGCAGTAGAACTGCTATCAGGAATTCAAGAATTTGCTCAAGAGAAGAGTGTCAAGTTTGAAACCTTACATCGGCGCAAGGATGGCTCACTCCTTACGGTGGAAATTAGTGCCAGCAGCGTGGATTGGTCGGGTGAGATTGTCCAGTTTGGCATCTGTCGGGATATCACTGAGCGCAAGCAAGCAGAGCAGCAACTGCAAGAACTCAATCAATTTCTAGAGGCTAAAGTCAAAGAACGCACATCGGAATTGCAAAAACGGGAAGTAGAACTTCAAAAACTGTCGGAACGCCTTGCCCTATCGCTGAAATCTGGGGCGATCGGTACTTGGGAATGGGATATCAGACAAAATACTTTGCGCTGGGACGATCGCATGTATGAACTCTTTGGCATCACAGGTCAGCCAGAGTTACGTAGGAACAGCGAAACGAACCAAAATATAGCCTACGATATTTGGTCTAACGGATTACATCCTGATGATCGGACGGAAACAGAAACATTACTCCATCAAGCTATTTTAGGAAATGCTGAATATGATACGGAGTTTCGAGTCGTACATCCCGATCGCAGTATCCATTTTATTAAAGCCTATGGGATCGTAGTGCGTGATGATCAGGGACAGCCCTACAGCATGTTGGGAGTCAATTTTGATATTAGCGATCGTAAGCAAGCAGAACTGCAACTACAGCAAACAAACGAAGAATTAATCCGAGCCACCAGACTCAAGGATGAATTTCTCGCCAATATGAGTCATGAACTTCGTACCCCACTTAATGCCATCCTTGGGATGACCGAGGGGTTACAAGAACAGGTGTTTGGTGATGTTAATGAGCGACAGCTTAAGGCTCTGCAAACCGTTGAGCGTAGTGCTTCGCATTTGTTGGAGCTAATTAACGACATTCTTGATTTAGCTAAAATTGAAGCAGGACACATCAAATTAGACTGCACTTCCACATCTATTAGTCATCTCTGTCAATCCAGTATATCTTTTGTGAAACAACAGGCTTCGCAAAAGCAGATTCAACTGAATATAAAACTTCAAAGCAATCTCCCGCCGCTATTTATCGATGAACGTCGGATTCGCCAAGTTTTGATTAATCTACTGAACAACGCCGTTAAATTTACGCCAAAGGGAGGACGAGTTACCTTAGAATCTAAACAGTTGACTCCTAATATAGCTACGAGCGATCGCCCTTTACAACAGTACTTACAAATCTCAATAACTGATACAGGTATTGGCATTTCTCCAGAAAACATCCAGAAACTATTCCAGCCGTTTATTCAGATCGATAGTGCTTTAAATCGACAATATGAAGGGACTGGATTAGGGCTAGCTCTAGTAAAACGCATCGTTGAACTCCATGGCGGTAAAGTCGGACTAACTAGTGAAGTGAATGCGGGTAGTTGCTTTACAGTGGAGTTACCCTATGATGTTACCTCTGAAGTCGTTCTCAGTAATAACCCAGAGACGACCTTATTACTAAATACACCAATCACCAAAGCCACCAAAGATCAATCTCCTCTCATCTTGTTAGTAGAAGATAATGAAGCAAATATTATTACGATTTCCAGCTATTTAGAAGCTAATGGATATCAGATTTTATTGGCGAATAATGGTAAAGATGCGATCACACTGGCGAAAGTTCACCAACCAGACTTAATTTTGATGGATATCCAAATGCCTGTTATGGATGGAATCGAGTCAACTCAGAAAATCCGTCTTGATCCTAAATTTGTTGACACTCCAATTATTGCGATGACGGCTTTAGCGATGTCAGGAGATTGCGATCGCTGTCTAGCTGCGGGGGCTAACAAGTACCTAAGCAAGCCGATGAAACTAAGGCAATTAGAAATGACGATTCAAGAGCTTTTAAATGCGAGGGATGGCACAAATGCAACATCCTCATCTTAA